The Leptospirillum ferriphilum region CGGAGAAAAGCGGTCGGGAAGTGTCCGGGGAGGCCCTGAAAAGCAGGATGCTCCGGCTCCCGGAGCAGTGTAGCACATCCGGTCTGCTCTCTGTGGAGAAAAAGAGAGATCGCTCCTTCCGGTGCGGTCCAGTCCAGCTTCTTGCAAGAGGCTCCGAAGGCCGGAGAAATGTCGATCTAGTTCATCCGATGGGCTTCACAATACCAGGAAGATCCCTTGACGCCATTGATGGCCCGGATCACCGCGGATTCCTTGAGTTTGTCCCCATTGCCCTGAACCGTCACCTGATCCTGGGTTTTGTTGTAGGAGACATGCCGCACTCCCGGTACACCCATCAGGGCTTTCGTGACGTCGTCCAGATAGAAACTGCAATACTGTCCTCCGAGGCGCAGGGTCAATTTTTCCGGGGCACTGATGGCTGGAGCCGGACCGGAAAGGGATGCGCCCAGGAGCACGAGGGCTGTGAGAGCCAGAGTTTTTAACTTCATGACGATCTCCTTCTTCTGAGGACCGGCCTTCATTTTCGCGCTGCCGCCATGCGGCCCGGGAGAGCATGTCCTGGGCACGGTGAAGGGCCGGATCGGGGGGATGGTTACACTATACCCCCGTCCCCGGGACGCGAAGATTCCAGATGAGGGGTCAGTCCCAAGCCTTTTTTCTGGGAAGGAGTGAAAGGAGAATGTCAGGGGTGAGTGTGGCCTAGAAAGCCGATCCAGGCGGCCAGACCGGCAAGGGTCGCAAGAAGGACCGGAACGGTTAAAACAATTCCCACGCGCATATAGAGGCCCCAGCCGATATGTTCTCCTTTCTTCTCCAGAACGTGCAGCCAGAGGAGAGTGGCCAGGCTTCCGATGGGGGTGAACTTTGGTCCCAGGTCACAGCCGATGACATTCGCATAGATCATGGATTCGCGAATGCCGTCCGGAAAGGGGCCGATTCCCTGGATAGACAAGGCCCCGAGCAAGACCGAGGGGAGGTTGTTCATGACGGAGGACAGAAGAGCCGACAGGAATCCGGTGCCGATGGTCGCGACCCAGAGGCCATGGGAGGCAAGGTGCCTGAGAAGAGTCGAAAGAAAAGCCGTCAGGTTCGCGTTTTTCAGGCCATAGACGACCAGGTACATCCCCATGCTGAAGAGGACGATTTGCCAGGGAGCCCCCTTCAGTACGGGAAGAAGAGGAATGAGCCGTCCTTTTCCCCCGTTGTAGGCGCGTGCCGCGATCAGAAGAAGGAGGAGGGCCGCGGAAGACGTGACAAGAGACACCGGGATTCCAAGAGGTGCGCTCACAAAATAGGCAACCAGGAGGAGGAAGAGGAGGGCAAATCCCCAGCGGAAGACAACCGGGTCCCGGATGGCATGCCTGGGGGATTCCAGAAGGGACAAATCATAGGATTCCGGAAGGTGATGGCGGTAATAGAGCCAGAGAACGCCAAGGGTTGCGAGTCCCGAGAGAATGTCTACCGGTATCATCACCCGGGAATAGCGGATGAAGGAAATGTGAAAAAAGTCTGCGGAAACGATGTTCACAAGGTTTGAAATAATGAAAGGAAGAGATGTTGTATCGGCCACAAAACCGGTGGCGATGACAAATGCCAGGGCTCCGGACGGAGTCAATCCCAGGGAGAGGAGCATGGCCAGGACGATCGGAGTCAGGATCAATGCCGCACCATCATTTGCGAAGATGGCCGAGACCCCCATTCCGAGGAGAACAACGAGAAGAAACAGGCGCAAAGGACGCCCCCGGCCCAGACGCCCCATGTGGAGTGCCGCCCAGTGAAAAAAACCTGCTTCGTCCAGGAGTAATGAAAGGATAATGAGGGCCACGAATGTGAATGTGGCGTCCCAGATAATGCTCCAGACAACCGGGACGTCCTTCCAGTGCACAACGCCCAAAGCGAGATCGACGGCGGCCCCGATCAGAGCACTCCAGCCAATTCCGAGGCCCCGTGGTTGCAGAATGACCAGCAGGAGTGTGAGGACAAAAACGACGGCGGCCAGCATGAATCAGTTTGTCGCCGGAGAGGGGAGAGTCGTGTCCAGTATTTCTATCCCGAGGCGTTTGAGGAGGTCCCGGACGCGGGTTTCAATGTCGTCACAGGTCCGGGCAAACGCCAGAAAGATCTCCCGCGAAGACCCATGAATCCTGTCTGGATCAGGGATCGGCCAATGTTCTTTCTGGACGCCGGGCGGAAGAACCGGACAGGATTCATCGGCTTCTCCGCATACTGTCACGACGAGATTGGCCCACTGGAGAAGAGAGGCGTCAACAGGAGTCGAAGATTGACCGGAGAGATCAATCCCTCTGGCGTGCATGACGGAAACGGCCAGCGGGTTCACTCCTTCCGGATGAGGGTGTGTTCCTGCGGACCGGACTTCCACCCTTGCTCCGCCAAGAGCTCTCGCCCATCCGAAGGCGATCTGGGAACGACAGGCATTTTGCGTGCACAGAAAGAGCAAATGGGGCGGGTCCTGTCCGGGACAAAGATTTTGTGCGAAATGCAAGGACTGGTTCTGAATGTCCGGCCTCGTCTCCCGCAATGTGTCCAATATTGCCCTGGCCCAGCCGGGAAGCTCCCTGGCGAGATCGTAATAGATCCACTGGCCTTTCCGGAAAGATCCGACGAGGCCTTTTTCTCGAAGAATCGCCATTTGCCGGGAGATGGTCGGCTGGGAGGCTCCCAGTCTTTCCGTCAGGTGGCAGACACAGAGAGGACCCCGTTCAAGAAGAGAGAGAAGTGCCTGTCGACGAAGCGTATGATTGAGTGCGGAAAAAAAATCGGTGTCAAATTGGGGATTCTGGCTCTTGAGATTCATTCTTCGATATATATCGAAGAATGAATCTCAAGTCAACCTGTTCGCGCTTCCGGCCGGCTCTGGTCGCCAACCCGCCAGAAAGCAAGGGAATTTACATGTGATGATGATCCATGGGGCCATGCGGGGGACCCATCATCATTTCGTGATGCATCATCATCATTTCCCGCCAGAGTCGTTTGACTTTATCGAACTGCTGGGTTGTGAGGACGGCGTGCGCCCGGGAAACCATGTCGAGATAGCCATGCATGAGCGTTTTTTTGTGGGACAGGATCTGGTCCATGTCCTTCCGGACTGTTGCTGTGTCAATCCTGTGGTGCATCATGTGTTCCATGATATCCAGATGCAGAACGCGAATGCGCGCCTTTTCCATGATCGCCGTCTTTAAAAAATGCTCCTTGAGCTTCAGAAGCGTTGAGACCTGTTCTTTCGACAGGCCAATCCGGTCCTGATTCATCAGATAGAAGGGAATGGGACCGCCCTGCATCATCATCCCTCCATGAGGATGCATGTGGGCCGAAGCCGGAGAAACTTCCACAAACCCTACCAGACAAAAGACGGAAAGCCCGAAAAGAAAGTGGGCCACTCTTCTGCACAGCATCGTACCGCTCCTTCTGTTTTCGAACATGGGATGGATGGAAGGGCCCGGAAAGCCCTCCGGTATGAACCCGGTAAGTAAAGTATACCCCTTGTCCGGAGGAGAGGATTTTCTCCCGGGAACGGGTTCAGGAGGAAGCGCTTGCTTTTCGGTCTCTTTGAACGGTGTAATGGAAAAAAGATCCGGATATGACAATCGGAAGGGGTATCCATCGGCCTTTTTCTCTCAAGGGAACGTCCGGTGATAACCGAAACAATTCGGGGTCCGAAGAATGGCAGAGAAAGAGCATAAGGAGGAGCTTGTGAGGAAAACCTTGACAGGAGCGTGCGGGGCGATTTTGTGTGTTCTGGGAGCCTGTGCTACAGCTCCGGAAGCGAATGTGGCACCCCAGCACCTTCTTCTGGACGATCATTCAACGCGATTCTATGTCAAGACGATTCCGGTTCCCCCCCGTTCCTCGGAGATTATCGTGATCCGGAAAGCGGTGCTCGATACGATCCACCACATCAGTTTTTCGGAATTTCTCCGGCAATCCGAACCACATTCGGTCAAGGCCCATTATTATCTGATGGACTACTCCCGGACTGTTGTCGAATCCCCGGAAGACCACCCTCAAGGAGAGTGGAAGTATCCTGTTTTTGGTTCCCCGTACCGTTTCCGTTACAAGGGGACTGTTGTGGTGCTCCGGTCCGAATGGAAAGCAGAAAAAGAGCGTGAAAAAAAGAAGCTGGCCGAGACTCTCCGGAAGGAACAGAGAAAGAAAAAAGTGGAGGACCGGTTGGGTTCTGGTCTGGCTCCTCTTCTCAAGGGTCCGGAGGGTGGAAAGATTCTGCAGGAAGACAAGGATGCCCTGACCGAAATGTTGCCATCCGGGGCCTATATTGTCCATCCTGCATCCGAACTGAACCGGCGGGGATATCGATTTGTGGATGGTCAGTGGGAGGGGCCTTCTCCGAATCCTTCCTGAAGACGGGTGGCCGTTCCAACCGAATTTCCCGCGGCATCCTCCCCCCCCACGAGCAGAAGGGAGCCGTCATTCAGGAGTGCGGCTCCGGTTTCTTTCCTCCGGATCAGGTCTGGCGCGGGAAATGTCGTCCAGGTGTTCTTTCGGGGATCGAACAGGTCCCCCGTATTGAGAACGCCTTTCCGGTTGAGTCCGTCCAGAACGAGGATTTTCCCGTCGGGAAGAACGGCCGTTGCGGGGTATAAACGCGGCGTTCTTGCCGCGGGGGCAGGGGTCCAGCGACGGGTTTCGGGTTCGTAAAAAAAGCCTTTTCCCGTGATTCCCCCGCTGCTGACAAGCCCCTCTCCGATCCAGACCCGGCCATCCGGAAGAAAGGCGGAAACGCCTCCAATCCGGGCCACAGGAGCGTCTTTCTCCCGAATCCAACGGTTCTTCTGCAGATTGAATCGGTCAGTTTTTGCTGTCATTCCCTTCTCATCTTCTCCGCCCGAGACCAGAATCTCCCCGTCGGGAAGAAGGACCGCCGTGCTGGCGGCCCGGGCCACGGGAGCATCCCTGAGAGGGACCCATGTCTGCCGGCGTGGATCAAAGAGAAAACTCCGGCGGGTAAAACCCTGGCTGTTGAACCCGCCTGTCACGAAAATTCTTCCCCCGGGCAAGGCGACTCCGGAAGCATAGGCAACCCCCAAAGGATAGGGGGGAAGGGGGATCCATCGGCGGTTTTCCGGAATGTAGCGTTCGACGGCTGTGGAAATCCCCTGGTTCGTCTCTCCGCCGATCACGGTCGGAGGGATTCCCGGTCCCCCCACCACCAGAACAGAATCCCTTTCGGTGGGCATTTTAGGAAGAAACTGCCAGCGATAACCGGGGTCTGGGGCCAGCTGACCAACACGGAGAGCGGTTTGGACGAGAAATTGTTTCTGGATTGCCGAAAGACGGGATGTCGGGTTCCCCACTTCCTGCCAGAC contains the following coding sequences:
- a CDS encoding metalloregulator ArsR/SmtB family transcription factor, whose amino-acid sequence is MNLKSQNPQFDTDFFSALNHTLRRQALLSLLERGPLCVCHLTERLGASQPTISRQMAILREKGLVGSFRKGQWIYYDLARELPGWARAILDTLRETRPDIQNQSLHFAQNLCPGQDPPHLLFLCTQNACRSQIAFGWARALGGARVEVRSAGTHPHPEGVNPLAVSVMHARGIDLSGQSSTPVDASLLQWANLVVTVCGEADESCPVLPPGVQKEHWPIPDPDRIHGSSREIFLAFARTCDDIETRVRDLLKRLGIEILDTTLPSPATN
- a CDS encoding heavy-metal-associated domain-containing protein; the encoded protein is MKLKTLALTALVLLGASLSGPAPAISAPEKLTLRLGGQYCSFYLDDVTKALMGVPGVRHVSYNKTQDQVTVQGNGDKLKESAVIRAINGVKGSSWYCEAHRMN
- a CDS encoding arsenic transporter, giving the protein MLAAVVFVLTLLLVILQPRGLGIGWSALIGAAVDLALGVVHWKDVPVVWSIIWDATFTFVALIILSLLLDEAGFFHWAALHMGRLGRGRPLRLFLLVVLLGMGVSAIFANDGAALILTPIVLAMLLSLGLTPSGALAFVIATGFVADTTSLPFIISNLVNIVSADFFHISFIRYSRVMIPVDILSGLATLGVLWLYYRHHLPESYDLSLLESPRHAIRDPVVFRWGFALLFLLLVAYFVSAPLGIPVSLVTSSAALLLLLIAARAYNGGKGRLIPLLPVLKGAPWQIVLFSMGMYLVVYGLKNANLTAFLSTLLRHLASHGLWVATIGTGFLSALLSSVMNNLPSVLLGALSIQGIGPFPDGIRESMIYANVIGCDLGPKFTPIGSLATLLWLHVLEKKGEHIGWGLYMRVGIVLTVPVLLATLAGLAAWIGFLGHTHP
- a CDS encoding Kelch repeat-containing protein; protein product: MMRLLFRQRFLFFLTLVLLANGSKGFAQSSKTLTGWAPLPVTSVEIFRVNPETGENRDLIDVRTTDKRGFFQFRLPRHVPLRLLWFGPLDACSLNGQAASYSAVVLPSFSGKSPVRIDFESSAKDQRTRFLYRVGKGQHPWSSLYPRSSRWFVSLFGDEQKVISPDQEASPLESVLYLLSLWTGGHSWDAGSVLAEDVSDSRLDGRRDKRPLVYCGQTRPALLGTVDWRDAVWQEVGNPTSRLSAIQKQFLVQTALRVGQLAPDPGYRWQFLPKMPTERDSVLVVGGPGIPPTVIGGETNQGISTAVERYIPENRRWIPLPPYPLGVAYASGVALPGGRIFVTGGFNSQGFTRRSFLFDPRRQTWVPLRDAPVARAASTAVLLPDGEILVSGGEDEKGMTAKTDRFNLQKNRWIREKDAPVARIGGVSAFLPDGRVWIGEGLVSSGGITGKGFFYEPETRRWTPAPAARTPRLYPATAVLPDGKILVLDGLNRKGVLNTGDLFDPRKNTWTTFPAPDLIRRKETGAALLNDGSLLLVGGEDAAGNSVGTATRLQEGFGEGPSH